From the genome of Lasioglossum baleicum chromosome 13, iyLasBale1, whole genome shotgun sequence, one region includes:
- the Nd-pdsw gene encoding NADH dehydrogenase (ubiquinone) PDSW subunit, translating into MDDNPNAFSRFIRNLIYIVDGPCTFVREKIVEPNQKKYPWYHQQFRRVPTIDTCHERDLACYVEANYQFKRDKMVDEEVLVILRDRYEHCGWENFEDLEVCAHLRKIYEDNATNYFIKYGDLGFNCNVRSAFMKQKHRMVWERRHGPVGSGMKEQIQAT; encoded by the exons ATGGACGATAATCCGAATGCGTTCAGCCGATTTATAAGAAACTTGATTTACATAGTAGATGGGCCATGCACCTTTGTCCGAG AAAAAATTGTCGAGCCAAATCAGAAGAAGTATCCATGGTACCATCAGCAATTCCGTCGAGTTCCAACAATTGATACGTGTCATGAACGAGATTTAGCTTGTTACGTCGAGGCAAATTATCAATTTAAACGTGATAA AATGGTCGACGAAGAGGTCTTGGTCATACTAAGAGATCGATATGAACACTGTGGATGGGAGAACTTCGAGGATCTAGAAGTTTGCGCTCATTTAAGGAAAATATATGAAGATAATGCCACAAACTATTTTATAAAGT ATGGGGACCTTGGTTTTAACTGTAATGTGCGTTCCGCTTTCATGAAGCAAAAGCATCGTATGGTTTGGGAAAGACGGCACGGACCTGTTGGAAGCGGTATGAAAGAGCAAATTCAAGCCACTTAA
- the Rpl3 gene encoding ribosomal protein L3 yields the protein MSHRKFSAPRHGSMGFYPKKRSQRHRGKVKAFPKDDPSKPVHLTAFVGYKAGMTHVVREADRPGSKVNKKEIVEAVTVLETPPMIVVGVVGYIETPHGLRALTTVWAEHLSEGCRRRFYKNWYKSKKKAFTKASKKWQDNLGRKSIENDLSKIRKYCKVVRIIAHTQMRLLKQRQKKAHIMEIQLNGGTIEQKVQWAREHLEKPVPINNVFAPDEMIDVIGVTKGKGYKGVTSRWHTKKLPRKTHKGLRKVACIGAWHPSRVSFTVARAGQKGYHHRTEMNKKIYRIGQGIHTKDGKIVKNNASTEYDRTEKTITPMGGFPHYGEVNNDFVMIKGCCMGPKKRVITLRKSLLVHTKRAALEKINLKFIDTSSKFGHGRFQTAADKASFMGQLKKDRIREEQAKATTSAPSAAAAP from the exons ATG TCGCACAGGAAGTTCAGTGCACCCCGCCATGGGTCTATGGGTTTCTACCCGAAGAAGAGGTCTCAGCGTCATCGTGGCAAAGTAAAGGCCTTCCCCAAAGATGATCCCAGCAAACCAGTGCATTTAACCGCGTTCGTTGGATATAAGGCTGGTATGACCCACGTGGTCAGGGAAGCCGATCGTCCTGGATCGA AGGTGAACAAAAAGGAAATCGTAGAAGCAGTCACAGTCCTCGAGACACCACCCATGATCGTGGTCGGTGTAGTGGGTTACATAGAAACTCCTCACGGTCTACGTGCTCTCACCACAGTTTGGGCTGAGCATCTTTCCGAAGGTTGTCGTAGAAGGTTCTACAAAAACTG GTATAAGAGCAAGAAGAAGGCATTTACAAAGGCTTCAAAGAAATGGCAGGATAATCTTGGTCGTAAATCAATTGAGAACGACTTGAGCAAGATCAGGAAATACTGCAAAGTTGTACGAATTATCGCTCACACACAG ATGAGATTGTTGAAGCAACGCCAGAAGAAAGCTCACATTATGGAGATTCAACTGAACGGTGGAACCATCGAACAGAAGGTCCAATGGGCTCGTGAACATCTGGAAAAGCCTGTGCCGATTAACAATGTCTTTGCTCCGGATGAAATGATCGACGTGATCGGTGTCACGAAAGGAAAAGGATACAAAG GTGTTACGTCCCGTTGGCATACGAAGAAATTGCCACGTAAGACGCACAAGGGATTGAGGAAAGTTGCGTGTATCGGTGCTTGGCATCCAAGCCGTGTGTCCTTCACTGTTGCGCGTGCTGGTCAAAAAGGATACCACCATCGTACCgaaatgaacaagaagatctatAGAATTGGTCAAGGCATTCACACCAAGGATGGCAAG ATCGTAAAGAACAACGCTTCCACGGAGTACGATCGTACCGAAAAGACGATCACTCCCATGGGTGGTTTTCCTCATTACGGTGAAGTGAACAACGACTTCGTTATGATCAAAGGATGTTGCATGGGGCCAAAGAAACGTGTGATCACTTTGCGCAAG tctctGTTGGTGCACACCAAACGGGCCGCGTTGGAGAAGATCAATCTTAAATTCATCGATACCAGCTCCAAATTTGGACACGGTCGTTTCCAGACCGCTGCTGACAAAGCTTCCTTCATGGGTCAACTCAAGAAGGATCGCATCCGTGAAGAACAAGCTAAAGCTACAACTTCTGCGCCATCGGCTGCAGCTGCACCgtaa
- the LOC143215392 gene encoding uncharacterized protein LOC143215392: MTTEEKFHAAVNVIRSLPKNGAYQPSNEVMLRFYAYYKQATEGPCQQPKPAFWDLVKKAKWDAWTRLGNMSTTEAMNNYVEELKKIVETMSYTDKVANFLGSLDTFYESVPQEDLELLVGPVLERMRSQPGSPLSGSPLASRETSPHRVCNMTRHIASSLETSPASSNSASPLPPDSDGEEEEFIDTVETAPERSQKDTMKTSTSSQKVLNGVNVSNDKISETVVVKENPSELTNGYTNINGYTETAVVDSKQDRGRQRKRDDKSNADFFNQIAATMQNLQRDLDRITARVRSLEGQALQALAPKTRQPTRASYSKWWPLPECSPRLFTILILWPFVAQFLIVYTQRYRQRRL; the protein is encoded by the exons ATGACGACAGAGGAGAAGTTTCACGCGGCTGTTAATGTGATCAGGAGTCTGCCAAAAAATG GAGCGTATCAACCTAGCAATGAAGTTATGCTACGCTTTTACGCATACTATAAACAAGCAACAGAAGGACCGTGCCAACAACCAAAGCCTGCTTTCTGGGATTTAGTCAAAAAAGCTAAGTGGGATGCTTGGACTCGACTGGGTAATATGAGTACAACAGAAGCTATGAATAATTATGTAGAAGAATTGAAAAAG aTCGTGGAGACCATGTCTTATACAGACAAAGTGGCTAATTTCCTGGGAAGTTTGGATACATTTTATGAGAGTGTCCCGCAAGAGGACTTGGAGCTACTCGTTGGCCCTGTTTTGGAGCGGATGCGTTCACAGCCTGGTTCACCGCTATCTGGTTCACCTTTGG CGTCCAGAGAAACATCGCCGCACAGAGTTTGCAATATGACCAGACACATCGCGAGTAGTTTAGAAACTAGTCCAGCCAGTAGTAACAGTGCAAGTCCATTGCCACCGGATAGCGACGGCGAGGAGGAAGAATTCATAGACACCGTCGAA ACTGCTCCGGAACGATCGCAAAAGGACACAATGAAAACTTCTACTTCCAGCCAGAAAGTATTAAATGGTGTGAACGTTAGCAACGACAAAATCAGCGAGACAGTTGTTGTAAAGGAGAATCCTTCAGAATTGACTAATGGATACACTAATATAAATGGTTACACGGAGACGGCGGTAGTAGACAGCAAACAAGACAGAGGCAGACAAAGGAAGAGAGATGACAAATCAAATGCTGACTTTTTTAATCAAATCGCCGCGACTATGCAAAATTTACAAAGAGACTTGGATAGAATAACAGCTAGAGTGCGTAGCTTAGAAGGCCAAGCGTTGCAAGCGTTGGCGCCGAAAACC AGACAGCCTACAAGAGCTTCATACTCGAAGTGGTGGCCTTTACCGGAATGTTCCCCGCGATTGTTCACTATACTAATATTATGGCCGTTTGTAGCACAGTTTTTGATTGTATACACGCAGCGCTATCGCCAACGGAGACTGTGA
- the LOC143215042 gene encoding prostatic acid phosphatase, with protein sequence MNRNLLINILVLSVLSLSNAEDEDAGTIVFANILYRHGARTPIRPYLNDPYNNESLWPVPYGQLTNLGKHQHLMLGRWLRKRYSHLLSNLYSPNDIYVQSTDVDRTLMSAESHLAGLYPPYGDQQWDSIPWMPIPVHTIPEDKDYVLAAKKYCPRYDYELRKVLNSAEIKRIDKGNKKLYAYLTEKSGNNISSLRTLEQLYDTLFIESLYNKTLPEWTKSVFPDALKPIAAKSFTINAHNKILQTLKSGSLLGEMVDHMEKKSRNTLQPDRKVWMYSAHDETIANMLMTLNVFDLHCPPFSAMILIELRTNSKDQYFVTVSYKNSSGEPTLLTLPGCTALCPLNELIVLTKDVIPLNWEKACEMDRDKFGYNINTTTVIATLTSSILMLVLLILSIIGFIYWHYKREHNQYYLRLTTDPI encoded by the exons ATGAATCGGAATCTGCTGATCAACATCCTGGTGTTGTCAGTCTTGAGTTTATCAAATGCGGAAGACGAAGATGCAGGGACCATTGTTTTCGCCAATATT CTGTACAGACACGGAGCAAGGACACCTATACGACCTTATTTAAATGATCCTTATAATAATGAGAGCCTTTGGCCAGTACCATATGGTCAGTTAACAAAT CTTGGAAAACATCAGCATTTAATGCTGGGCCGTTGGCTCCGCAAACGCTACTCCCATCTTCTGAGCAACTTGTATTCTCCAAATGACATCTATGTTCAAAGTACCGATGTAGATCGTACTTTAATGTCAGCAGAATCGCATCTTGCTGGTCTATATCCGCCATATGGTGATCAACAATGGGACAGTATTCCATGGATGCCTATTCCAGTACATACTATTCCCGAAGACAAGGACTATGTGTTGGCTGCCAAGAAATACTGTCCCAGATACGATTACGAATTGAGAAAGGTTCTTAATTCAGCTGAAATCAAACGTATCGATaaaggaaataaaaaattatacgcATATTTAACAGAAAAATCAGGGAACAATATTTCCTCTCTCAGAACCTTGGAACAACTTTACGACACCTTATTTATTGAG AGCCTCTACAACAAAACACTACCAGAATGGACAAAGTCTGTATTTCCTGACGCACTGAAACCTATCGCAGCCAAAAGTTTTACGATCAATGCTCACAATAAGATACTGCAAACTTTGAAGTCAG GATCGCTATTGGGAGAAATGGTAGATCACATGGAGAAGAAGTCGAGAAATACACTGCAACCGGATAGAAAAGTATGGATGTACAGTGCCCATGACGAAACTATAGCCAACATGTTGATGACTTTGAATGTATTCGATCTACACTGTCCGCCGTTCAGTGCTATGATTCTTATTGAATTGAGAACAAACTCGAAAGATCAGTATTTCGTAACG GTTTCGTATAAAAATTCTAGCGGCGAACCAACTCTTTTAACACTTCCTGGTTGTACTGCGTTATGTCCTTTAAACGAATTGATCGTGCTAACTAAAGATGTTATACCTCTGAATTGGGAAAAAGCGTGTGAAATGGATCGAGACAAATTTGGATACAATATAAACACAACTACAGTCATTG cCACTTTGACGTCTTCTATATTGATGCTAGTTTTATTAATCTTATCTATAATTGGTTTTATTTATTGGCATTATAAACGAGAACACAATCAGTATTACCTTCGGTTAACAACGGATCCTATATAA